Genomic DNA from Lacipirellulaceae bacterium:
CAGAGAGTTGGTTGCCGTCTTGAGTCGCCAAGAAGAATTCACCGACTCCGTTGGTCGAAAGCGAAGGTTTCCCGATGCTATTTCCGGGCCCTTCACTACCGCTAAGGACAACATTGCTGTTGGAATACGTTTGGCCGTCCTTCTCGTACCAGCGAATCTGAATGGCACTTTCTGACCCTCCTCCGATAACGATCTCTTCAGGAGAGTAATCCGCTTCAAGAAGAATGCTGGGGTCGTAGTTGGACTGAACGAAGTAGGAACTTGCGCTCTTCCAAGCAATGCCAATCCGTCCCAAATTATCGACGGCCAATCCGGGGCGATCGAGCGTCAAGGTCTGCGTGAAGTTGGGGACTTGCCCAGTGGTTATGCCAAGGTTGTCGAGAGTACTTCCCCTTGCTACTTCGATGTGTTCGCCCCATCCACTCTGGTCGTCGTATTGACGCATTAACAGGCGATCTTCCTCACGCAGATAATCATGACTGCTGGTGAGCGTCCAGCCTGCTTTACGATACCAGGCAACCGTAACCCTTCCCTCTGCGTCGATGGCAACGTCGTAAGGGGTGACCTCATGATTCGCTGCGCTGCTGCTCACCAAAAAGCTTGGAGTGACAAGGGTTTCGTCATCAGCACCACCAATTGGTGAAGAGGTTGATTCGTATTTCAGCGCACTTCCGACTGGATTCCCTCCTGCCGAGTAATGACGCATCAAGCCTGCTCGTTCACCAGCACCTTCTGATTGCGACCAAATGAGGTAGAAGCTGCCGTCCTGATCAATGGCCGCATGTCTCCCACCCAAGCTGGTTTGGATCGCATTACCATCGTCGATTTGTGCAAGTCGCGGTGCCGCATCGAGTGACAGGCCTGAAGTCGTGTATCGCCGAAACATCAAATCACCATTGGCAGCCTGCCAAGAGATGACGGTTTGGCCACTTGCATTGGTGACAATCGAAGGTGCATGGTGGTTCATTGGGTCCGTAGTGACTTCAACGGGAAGTTGATCGATGGGAGTGCCATCTGACTGGTATCGCCGCAAGTACAATTTGAAGTTACTACCGTCGTGGCCTTTCCAAGCAACGGCAAAGCGTCCACGATCATCAATCGCGGCATTCCAGGTGGCAACCGCGATCGATTCGGTGCCCAAATCAACCATTCGAGGCTGGCTCGCGGCAGCACCATCGGGGTTGATTAGTTGAGCGTAGACGCCAACACCCTCACTGCCATCGTCCTTCCAAACAGCGATTGATTTGCCTTGTGCGTTTGTTGCGACCCGTGCTTCGGCTGGATAGGTCGGACTGATAAGTGTCTCAAGCTCAAACGGCTTATCCGCAAGAATCGGCTTCGCTCCATACTCATGAGCACCAATATCAATCGAGGAGCCGACGACGCGATCCAAGTAGTGCTGCGTCCCTGGATTCGGCGTAGACTGATAGTGAAGCTCATCTCCTCCATCCTTCGCACGGCTATCTGATGTAGGCATGTGCGTCGGGACAGGTCCGCCATAATTTCCCAGCGGCAGGAGTTCGGGACTTTCATTGGCGTCGAGCATCTCGTTCTGTAATGTGTCGATGCCTGCGGCATAATGTCGACCAATCAAGTTGTTGGCACTGCTTACGTCGACTCCGCGGGCCAGATCTCGCGTATTCGCAATGCCCCCAATATTCCCTGCCACAATGGAATTGAACAACGTGACATCGGCGTCGTTTAGATTATTGAGTACTCCTGCCGAGTCCTGAGTGACGATATTCGCTGTTACCGTTGAATTGATCAGTGTTAACGAAGGGGAGCCGCTAGTCATGATCCCCGCGCCGATCAGTGCCTGGTTCCCACTGACGGTTGTATCGACCAGGGTCGCTGAGCTTGTATCTGAGCCAAATGCGTAAAGCAGGAGTCCACCTCCACGACCACCACCAACGGTCGTGTTGTTGGCGAGGGTCGAACGAACCATTTCTAGGGTGTCGTCCCCATAAGCTCGGAAGAAGATGCCGCCGCCGTTCTTTGCAGCATGGTTGTTCGAGATCAACGAGTCGATGATCTGCACACTGCCGCTCTGGTTATAGAGCCCGCCACCATGTTTGTTGGTTCCCACAGTTTGGTTACCGGTGATGACGACTTCGATTAAGTCCAGCTCGGCTTCGTTGTAGATACCTCCTCCGTGGGAACCGGAAGAGCCTCCCGTAATCGTGACTCCTTCGATGGTGACTTCATTACCAGGGTACGTCCTAAATACCCGATTGTTCCCTTTGGCGTCGATCGTGAGCAGATCAGCTCCGGGCCCTTCAATGGTCACATCACTGTCGACAACTAGTTGGCTTAGCGCCGCATCCAACTCGATGGTTCCATTCCACAAAAGGGGAGCGAACTTGATTGTGTCCCGCTCTCCGGCTTGGTGCGTTGGGTCATTCGCAGAGTCGGCTAATGCTTCGCGCAAACTCCACTGATCGTCCGTGGACGTGCCTGCAACAGAGACATCCTCTAGCGTCGACACCACATAAGTATCCGCTGCCAACATCTGTCGTGGCTCGAGTTGCTCAATCAGTGAGTGCCGACCGAGTTGCAACTTCTTTGGTTTACGCTTTTTGAAAACTCGCTTGAAGCCAAGTTTCGTGAGAGTTTTGTTCCAACAAGAGGGATAGCTACGCATTTGAGATCCGGTTGAGCTTGGGGTGTTTACCCTAATCTGAACTCGCCGGAATCAGCTTAAAGAATAAGACGTAAGCTGAGTCGGCCGTCACGTTCTACCAGAAGTCAAAAATTTCCTTGTAAGCGCTTCGACCACAAACGACCCAAAAAGTCCAAAATAATTGGCTCTGCCGAGCCTTACAGAATCAGTTTCATTGTTGGCCCAAAAATGCTTCTTGCACCACCGATAAGATGCCTTAACTTGTGGGTATTAAGCACATTACACCTATGAGTGAAGCACGTCACTGTGACTCACTCGGCGTGATTGTTGGCAATACGGAACTGCCCAGCTTAACATCGCTCTTCTGCCGATGAGGAACAGACAACGATGCACTCCCCACCAACCGTCGAGCACTTGTTGCTCGTCGAAGATGACGCAATCGATGCGCAGGCTGTCCAACGTGAGTTAGAAAGTGACTCTGGTGAACGATTCGAAATCACTCATGTCGAGGACCTACAAAAGGCTCTCGAACTGACTCATGAGCGCAACTACGACATCGTCTTACTAGATCTCCATCTACCTGACAGCGAGGGAAATTCAACGCTCAAACGTTTCGTAGAAGAAACCGAAGATTTACCCATCGTCGTGCTAACAGGCATTAATGATGACGAGATCGGAAAACAATTGATCGCAGCAGGTGCCCAGGATTACCTCCCTAAGTCACGGTTAGGCGATGGCCTGTTAGGTCCTGCAATCCGCCATGCGATGGAACGTTCCCAATTGCTCACTCGGGTTCGAGAGAGCCAGGAAGCTCAGATGCAGGCCGATACCGAAGCACAGCTTCGCATCGCCAATGATCTGCACGATGGGGTCAACCAAACGCTCACTGCCGCAGGGGTGACGGCCCAGAGTTTGCAGCGTCAGCTGGCAGAACAATCGAACGTACTTACTCCAAAGGCGAAAGAGCTTTGTGAAACCCTAGTTGCCCTACAGGGCCAAGTAAATGCGGCTATTGCTGGCCTGGCACCTCCAGAACTCGAACAACTAGGATTGACCGGTGCCTTGGTACAACTCACCCAACAGTGGAAGAGTGCCCAAGGACTGGAATGCCGCTTCGAAGGCCCCGCTAGACTGAGAATCCCAGCAGGACATCTCAGTTTACAGCTCTATCGCATCAGCCAAGAAGCGCTGCACAACGCGGTACGTCATTCGGGGGCCAAACGAATCTTGCTCTCACTAAAGGAGGGTCCACGCCGTGTCTTGCTAAGGATCGACGACGATGGGTGCGGATTTGATCCGAAGACCACATTGAATTCTCGATCTCACTTAGGATTGCGCTCAATGGCTCACCGTGCCATGTCCATTGGTGGCAAGCTCCTCATTAACTCCCAGCCCGGCAGGGGGACCTCGATCCAGTGTCTTATTCCAACGGATCGTTTAGACCGATATGATTCCTCACGGGGTTGTGCTTAAATGCACCCTTCTCGTGTGAGCCGATAGGATTTCAGGGCACAGTCCGTACCCCCAACGAGACTAATCAGGAGCGTTGAGTCCATGTCTGCGGCGTGTCGTATCCTGATCGTTGAAGACCATCAGCTTCTCTTGACCGGCCTCAAATCACTGCTGGCCGAAGAAGCGCATCTCAAGGTTATTGGCGAAGCACATTCGGTTGCTGATGCCATTGGTTTTGTCGAGCAAACTGTACCTGAATTGGCGATCATCGATCTCTCTTTGGTCGACTCTCGCGGTATTGAGTTCGTTCATTATTTGGCGGAACATCATCCGAGCGTGAGGATTCTTGTCTTTTCGCAGCGGCCTGCCTGGGTCATGGGTGAGAGAGTCCTTGCCGTTGGTGCTCACGGTTATTTGCGTAAGTCACCACAGGACATGCAGATCGTTGAAGCGATCAATGCGCTAATGCGAGGTGAAACCTATATCAGCGAAGGGCAGCCGGGACCGAATGCGAAATCGAAAGAGTATCTTCCCGCCATCAAGTCCCTCTCCAATCAAGAGTTTCTCGTCTTTGAGCTCACAGGCCAGGGACTCCGTAATGCAGAGATTGCCAAGGAGATCGGTGGCAGCCCCAATTCGGTACGATCGGTTCTTGACCGCATCAAGAATAAGCTCGATCTCAGCACCGCCGAGGAGCTGAAACGCGTGGCCTTGGCATGGCAGTTCGATACGTTGCTGTAAGCTGCTTCTTTATGCGTCTCATCCTTCGCATCAGAACAGCTCGTGCTGCAGTGGTACCGCCGGGGTCGGGAGCGGGCCTTCCATGTCGGCCGGGATCACATGCCGCAGAACGATCTCTATATCGCGGGCTGCCTTGCTCGCTAAACCATTTCCGTAGGTATTTTATAGCCCCTGATATAGCTCGCGGAGCGTTTCGGCTTCTTGCTCCATAAAGTAATATGGTCCCTTCCAACTGCGTGGTGTCGACCCTTTCCCATCACATTTGAGATCGCACTGCGAGCACACTTATGCAATCGAGCCAACCGCTCACGCAAATGCAGCATCTCGCACGTCTGATCGTAGGTAATGGACTGTATCTCTTCGTGACCTTCAACCTCGACTTGATAACGGTATCAGTAATAGCAAGTGACATTTGAACTCGCATACATAAGAATGGTAGCTTGTGTATGTAGCCTTGACCTGCTGGTCAGCACCCTTGATCTATAACCCACTTGTCGGCTGAAGAATCCGATGAGTGCTAAAGAATGGCAGCTGACCAACAGATAGAAATCGCCAAACGATTGTGCGATTAGAGAAAATAGCACTTGCTACCGGAGGATTTGAATGAACGCAGCTAATTGTGCGATATCCGTTTACGAAAAGGGCTTGGAAGAAGGCTCATCAATTACCGACCTTCTAAGAGTTGCTACAAAGTCCTTAGGAGCATGCGGGTGTGTTCTTTGGGCTCGCCAGCCCGCTAGCACTGCTCATGGACCATCCCACCTGTTTGTTCTCACTGCGTGGTTTCCGTTTGACACGCCATTTGCGATGTACGACCTGTCGGTTAGCGATTCCGCGAGCGGGCAAGCACTAGTGACCAACGAAGTGGTTATCGAGGTCGATGTTCGCCAAAGTGGCGGCGAAACTCCAGCGCTTAGATTCTTTGATAAACATGGAATCAGAAGCATGCTGGCTGCTCCAATAACATTGTCGGAAGGTGTAGAAGGAACGCTAAATTTTTACAAATCGGAACGCGAAGCTCTGTTCGACGAATCTCTTGACCCAAGAAAAGCAATGGCCACGGCTACGGCACTTTCCAAAGTTTACCAAGCGCTTCGCTCACGAGAAAGTTCATCGTTACTGAGTAAGATCGAGGCCATAATTCAACAGCACGACTATCACCCTTCGGATCCGGATAAGAGCGCTGTCTCGAAGAATCTACTACACTCTTGCGCTACTGCTATTGCAAACTCCTTCCGCAGCCTGGAGGTGTCCGTATTCCTAGAGAATCCTTTACAGAGTTCAGGCACTTACAACCTACATGCTACTACTTGGCAAGATTGGTGTGAAAAAACTCAAACCTATTCTGCGGACAGCCGCTCAGGGCTTACTGGCTGGGTCTTAAGCAATAGAGAGTCCATTCGTTTGTTCGATCTGTCGAACTTTGAAAGAGACAAGGAACGAATACGGCAGCAGTATGAAAACCTCGAATGGCATCGATCCATGCAGTTTCTGAATGCCGTGCGTAAAAAGCTCAACCTTCAAAAAAGCGAAAACCTACCACCAGTTAGCTTTATGGCCTCCCCTATTGTGGCTGGAAACCGCTTACTAGGGGCAATCAGGGTGTGCGCCGCGAAGTCAGGCCCCTACTACTTCTCCGAGGCTGATAGTGAGCTGCTATTAACTGCGGCAGGGCTGATTGGACATTACTGGCATGAAAGGTTGTCGCGAAGAATTATTGAGCGTGACAGTGTATTGTTTCAAGGAATCGTGGATCACGTTGGGGAGTTGAACAAAGTTGTCAAAAAAAATGTGGCAAAGGCGGTGGTCTCGCATAGTCGCTACAGCCTATTCAACTTAGCGCTCGAAAAGCTAAATCCGCCTCTGCAAAACGCTTCTGGTTATGCGGTGAGATCGCTCAAAACTCCAGTTCCGGTTAAACGAAGAGAAAGTGAAACAACGTCAGCCATTGCTAACAATGATGCTACTTTAGTTCTGATGAAGGGAGACGCTTTTGCACAATCCATAGTTCCCTCTAAAGCAGCTTCGTCGAAATCAGTTGATTGTAGAATATACAATGCAACCAAACTCGCCAGTCCAAACTGCAGGCCATTGAGCCTGGATCGTGACAGCAGGATAAACATATACAAAGAAATAGGCGAAGAAATTGAAGGTATGTCTTCACCGGTATTAGCTGGCGATACCTTACAGGCTGTATTCGACGTCTTCATCGCGGATGACACTCAAAGCCACCAACACGCGTCAACTATTTCAGAGCTTATAGGGGAGCAACTCGGTTTGTATCTAGAGTTGGATGAACAGATCGATCGATTTAGGACAGCACAGAGCGCATTGCGGAAGAGCCTTAGCGAATCACGAAAACTAGAACGACAGCGCAGAAGAGCACTAGAAGATCTCGCCCATCAACTGAAAAACCCACTTGAGCAAGCGAAACGCAAGTCTGAGTTCATCGTAGACACGAGTTCTTCACCATCAACGAGTTCGTTAGAAATGCGTGGTTTATGTAGACGTGCCTGGAGGGTTGCTAACGGCATGCGTTTCTTGGCAGAGTTGCAAGATCGTAAGTCTATAACCACGACTAAACAGTCGCCCGACCCAGATGTGGTATACCGGCTGATTTGCACATTGCTTGAAGACGCTGAGTTGCTGAGTGAGTCGTACATGAATATCAGTTATCGAGTAGATCCTGGCGGCTTTAACTATGAAGTATTTGGGGGCGTAGAAATGGATATGGCTCTTCTTGAACAAGCTCTTATTAATGTAATCGACAATGCTTACAAATATTCATTTCAAGACACTACAATTAAGGTAAGAGCGTCTCGAACCCGCAGCAGCAGATTGGCTCTTTCAATATCCAGCACTGGTCTATCACTAAGCGGTCAAGAAATAGCTCTATGTAAGCAAAGAGAATGGCGCAGTGAAGATGCGGAAAATGTGACAAGCGAAGGATCTGGAATAGGATTGTGGGTAGTGGATGAGATAATGGTTGCTCATGGTGGGCATCTAGAGATCGTGCCGACTGACAGCAGTCATAGGACTGACGTCAAGCTCATATTCTGAAAGCCTAAGAAAGAACTACACTATGCGAATTCTGTTGTTAGAAGATGATCCGAAGCAGGCGGAAGGCATTACACTCAGCATAACGGATCGTTTCGATGCCGAAGTGGTAAGGATAGCCACCGAGTCTGAGTTCCGCTTAGCGATACGGAAGGAATTTGCATTATCCGCAGATCTTGCAGTATTGGACGTTATGGTTCGATGGACTGACCCTAGCTTAAATATGCCGCGACGACCAGAAGATGTTTGTGCAGAAGGTCCGCCGAGAGCAGGTTTGCGTTGCCTAGCACTTCTTCGCGAAGTCGCACCTGAGATGCCAGTGATTGCTTACACAATTCTAGAGGAAGATGACTTGTCAGAAGACCTAATCTCTTCACCTGCTGGAAAAGCTAGAGGCACGGGGCCAAGTGTGTTACTACGCAAAGATGGGGACAGGACACCGCTCATAGAGGGTATAGAGCATTTGCTAAGCGCCAATGACTAGGTTGCTATCTTGCAGCATCTCATCATGAAGCTGAACAACGCGGCTAGGTGAAACGCTCCTAGATATAGCACGCAGATATTTCTCATAATCGCCATTTGAGTTGGGAGTGCTCTCATTCTCTACATCATGATCAGAACTGGAAATCTCTAATTCACTACGCAGTTGGACCAAAGCGTCCATGACCACACCAATCATTGATTTATCTGTCTTATACGGGTTAAGGCGTCGCAAACGCTCGATGTGTGAGGATGCCAATTGAAGCAGTGGCAGTCTATCGCTAGGAAGGCGTCCTTTAACGATTGTTTCATCGCATAGCCACTCAATAGTCTTGAGTTCAACAGCCTCGGCAACGATGGCTGCTATGTACTTCCATAAGTAAACCACTATCGTTCCATCTTCCTTCGGATTCGAATCTAGCTTGCACGGAGTACAGAGCGTAGGGAGGCTTTCCACTGCCCAAGTCTCCCATCCATTCGAATGAGCCATCTCGATTAGCAGACCGGCCCAGTCAACATTTGGATAAGCTCCCATCACTAATTCCAGCGTATACTTCCATTCGATCCTGCGTCTGACGTTATCTAAGAGAACTCTTTGCCAGGATGTGAGAGCAGCAGCCAAATGATCAGTTGAAGGAAATCCTCTCTCCTCACTGCTAGCCGGCATGTAAAGTATGCCTCTTACACCATCAAATACAGAGCCTGGCAGAACGCATGGTCGCTGCTCAATTAGTTCTGACCATAAAGCAGCCGAGCTAGCGTCGATCTGATTAAAGGTCAATGCATCCCGTAGTGCGCATAGCACGTCGATACGATACTCACCTGCTGGCTCTATGAATCTTGCTGGGGCGTGGGCAATATCGTAGAGCAAATTATGGAGTATGTCGGGGCAAGATATACTCTCGCAAAGACGTAATAAATGGATGTCGATCTGTGGCGACTTGATCCTTCCAGTATTTCGGTCCTCAAAACTCTGGAGCAGTGATGAACAGGCGTGAGCCAAGCATCGCTCTACTGCTGCACGCTCGCCATCCCATGGCAGAGCCCTTGTAATCCAAACATAAGGGGGTTCGTCGGGGCCTATTGGCGGTAATCCAATACCGTTCAACCAGCCTAGAAGCACCCTCGGGTCAGGTGACTGGCACCACTCCTGCAATACAGGGCGGACCCATTCGATGATTTCACATTCTCTGTTCTCGGTGTTCATCAAGGCCTCGAGTGACAACAACTGAAACAAACGCCCAGTGATTCATTTTTTTGGTTGGGTCATCCACTGCATTATGTCGCTTCCGTATTCACTCAGCAAGCAATTATAGTGATTGACTCTCTGTTGATTTAGTCTCGCAAATTGATTCGCTCTCGTCTGACGCACTGCAACGACCTGCGAAGTGGTGTGTGCTATCTGTTTATGAATATACTCAGGGCGCGTTGTAATTTGGGGCCTCAAGCTGAGATCAGCGGGGTGTCCGCCGCTTGTCAAC
This window encodes:
- a CDS encoding ATP-binding protein, which encodes MNAANCAISVYEKGLEEGSSITDLLRVATKSLGACGCVLWARQPASTAHGPSHLFVLTAWFPFDTPFAMYDLSVSDSASGQALVTNEVVIEVDVRQSGGETPALRFFDKHGIRSMLAAPITLSEGVEGTLNFYKSEREALFDESLDPRKAMATATALSKVYQALRSRESSSLLSKIEAIIQQHDYHPSDPDKSAVSKNLLHSCATAIANSFRSLEVSVFLENPLQSSGTYNLHATTWQDWCEKTQTYSADSRSGLTGWVLSNRESIRLFDLSNFERDKERIRQQYENLEWHRSMQFLNAVRKKLNLQKSENLPPVSFMASPIVAGNRLLGAIRVCAAKSGPYYFSEADSELLLTAAGLIGHYWHERLSRRIIERDSVLFQGIVDHVGELNKVVKKNVAKAVVSHSRYSLFNLALEKLNPPLQNASGYAVRSLKTPVPVKRRESETTSAIANNDATLVLMKGDAFAQSIVPSKAASSKSVDCRIYNATKLASPNCRPLSLDRDSRINIYKEIGEEIEGMSSPVLAGDTLQAVFDVFIADDTQSHQHASTISELIGEQLGLYLELDEQIDRFRTAQSALRKSLSESRKLERQRRRALEDLAHQLKNPLEQAKRKSEFIVDTSSSPSTSSLEMRGLCRRAWRVANGMRFLAELQDRKSITTTKQSPDPDVVYRLICTLLEDAELLSESYMNISYRVDPGGFNYEVFGGVEMDMALLEQALINVIDNAYKYSFQDTTIKVRASRTRSSRLALSISSTGLSLSGQEIALCKQREWRSEDAENVTSEGSGIGLWVVDEIMVAHGGHLEIVPTDSSHRTDVKLIF
- a CDS encoding response regulator — translated: MHSPPTVEHLLLVEDDAIDAQAVQRELESDSGERFEITHVEDLQKALELTHERNYDIVLLDLHLPDSEGNSTLKRFVEETEDLPIVVLTGINDDEIGKQLIAAGAQDYLPKSRLGDGLLGPAIRHAMERSQLLTRVRESQEAQMQADTEAQLRIANDLHDGVNQTLTAAGVTAQSLQRQLAEQSNVLTPKAKELCETLVALQGQVNAAIAGLAPPELEQLGLTGALVQLTQQWKSAQGLECRFEGPARLRIPAGHLSLQLYRISQEALHNAVRHSGAKRILLSLKEGPRRVLLRIDDDGCGFDPKTTLNSRSHLGLRSMAHRAMSIGGKLLINSQPGRGTSIQCLIPTDRLDRYDSSRGCA
- a CDS encoding response regulator transcription factor, translating into MSAACRILIVEDHQLLLTGLKSLLAEEAHLKVIGEAHSVADAIGFVEQTVPELAIIDLSLVDSRGIEFVHYLAEHHPSVRILVFSQRPAWVMGERVLAVGAHGYLRKSPQDMQIVEAINALMRGETYISEGQPGPNAKSKEYLPAIKSLSNQEFLVFELTGQGLRNAEIAKEIGGSPNSVRSVLDRIKNKLDLSTAEELKRVALAWQFDTLL